CTGTCAGATTAAGCCAGCATTATTAGTGGAATCTCCTCATGAGGAACACCAGATCTCTTGAtgaggattatttttatttttttcccctctgaataTCTGGTTTTATCCTGTCATTTTTCCCACAGACTGAGCCCCTGTGAATGGAATGAGCCAAAGAATGAAGAGAACCACTTCACCTTCCTGAACAGCCTCTGGTTTGGAGCAGGAGCACTGGCCCTGCAAGGTGAGCTGGGAGGATGCACGagaggagctctgggagcagagaggtTTTTAAGATGATGGTgcacccagctcctcctgtgaCACTGTGGTGAGCAGGTGTctcagcagggacacctggAGCACTAAACCAGTTTGGGGAGGTGTGATTACAGACCTGGGCTTGTACAGGTGACTGCCTCTGGCTGGGGAACCTTTTCTGCTTGGGGTAACCATTGCTCTGGGCAATGCCCAGCTGAGCACGGCGTGGCTGCTTTGTACAGAGTTGTTTGTGCAGCTTTgggccactgctgctgctccagccctgccctgcagcgttggtgctgctcagagcagcacagtggGGCTCTCCAGGCTCAGGCTCTGGGTagctgcagggcagaggctgcagtttgcctttatttaaaggaaatctCAGTAGCCCAGGCTGGTGGATCTGCAATTCTGGATGTGTCTCTGCCCCAAGTCCCCTCCGGTGGGATTTATGGTGATTTATTGGCTCCCTGTGGTGCAGGTGCCACGCCCCGGCCCCAGGCGCTGTCGGTGAGGGTCATTGCTGTGGTCTGGTGGCTCTTcaccctggccctgctggctgccTACATCGCCAACTTCACGGCCCTGCTGAGCTCCGGCAGCGAGCAGCTCCCCATCCAGACCTTCGAGGACCTGGTCAAGCAAAGGAATCTGGAGTTTGGGACACTGGAGGGCTCCTCGACTTTCTACTACTTCAAGGTGCAGAGAATCTCGTTGTGCCCATtcacaggggctgtggggctgctgagctggggctgggtcACACAGCTCAGGCCTTATGACCCCTACAACACCCTCACAGCACTGTTGACTCAGTTTTCCTGTAAAACTTCAAATAATactatttttgttctgttcagcCCTTCCTCCACCTCTTCTCATGGGGAAGCAGGCACAGaactctttatttttattctgtgttttcctttaaatatctCTCTACTCTTCTGGGGCTGCCCTTGTGtacctggagcagcaggtgcCACCTATGACACTTGTACCTCTGAGAGATGCTTGTCCCTGGTGTTGGGGACACTCTGTGCTTGCAGGGGTTCACACGTGCTTTAAGTGCTCTTCTTCTCCAAATTGTTCTACAGCCCTTGCACACACAGGCAGATCTTTATGCTTTTGGTGGTTGTCTCACGCTTGAGCCTTGACTCTTGTATTTTTTGGGCTGCAGAACTCCAAGAACCCCATCCACCAGATGATCTACGAGTACATGGAGAAGAGGCGGGAGCACGTCCTGGTCAAGACCTACCAGGAGGCCGTGCAGAGGGTGATGGACTCCAACTACGCCTTCATCGGCGAGTCCATCTCGCAGGACCTGGCGGCCGCCCGCCACTGCAACCTCATCAGGGCCCCCGAGGTCATCGGGGCCCGTGGCTTTGGCATTGCCACCGCCCAGGGTGAGTgctgtgcccctgtgctggcagggacagccacgggccacagccagcactgctctcAGGGTGACCAAACACGGCGTGGCGGGGTCACTGCTCTGTGGGTAATCAACACTGGCTCTCACTTGGAGCTCTAAGCCACAAATATTCCATCTCCCAGGGTGTCCTTGGCCCCAGGAATGCAGATCTCCTGGTGCAACGGGCAGGGGACAGTCTGCTCACGTTCCTCCCGAAGCACCTTTGCTCTGCCCTTATCCCACAGGTGTTACCACCCCTCCgtggccagggcagggtggTTGTTAGCCAGGAAAAGCCCTTGGTTGAGGGTGTACAGTGTTTAAACCCATTAACAGCGTTTAAACCACGAGCTCTCCCATCctcccccctctccctctgcccagcaTCCCCCTGGACCAAGCCCCTGTCCATCGCCGTGCTCAAGCTGCGGGAGGCGGGTGACCTGGACTACCTGAGGAACAAGtggtgggagagcagctgcctgcGCCAGAGCCGGGACCGCTGGGGGCCGCTggagccaccagccctggggggGCTCTTCCTCACCCTGGGCATCGGCCTCACCCTCGGCATCCTCACTGCCCTGGCCgagctctccagcagcagccgccgcgccgccgcgcACGCCAAGGTGGGCCTGGCTCCTGTCCCATCCCGTGTCCCTCCTTTGGCCAAGGTGGGCCTGGCTCCTGTCCTGTGTCCGTGTCCCTCCTTTGGCCAAGGTGGGCCTGgctcctgtcctgtgtccctcCTTTGGCCAAGGTGggccctggctcctgtccctcctgcacCAGCCTGGCCCCAGCATTTCCACCCTGACCTCAGTTTTTGAAGGAGAGCcgtgcagagggacaggggtGAGGGCAGTTACTCCTTCAAGTGCTAAAATCTCACAGCTTGGGCTGTGGGATGGGTTTGTAGCCAAACAGcataaagataataaaaataaaatagcccTCTAGcatcccttctccctcctctcccctgcaaaacaaaacaaaacaaaacaaaacaaaaaaaaacaaaaaaaaaaattaagtaacatTCTTTGAAATCCCAAGGCAGCCAAACTGCTTTCCACTACCCTGGGCGTTAGGAGAGGACAGCAAATGATCCATAAGAAGTTTATTCTCAGTGCTGGTGGCTGTTCTTCAGTCATTAGACAAGAAACACAGTGAAACTGCACCAGTGCCCGAGTGTGCCCCTGCTCTCCAGCCCTCCCAATGTGCACATGGAAAAGATGGATCCACAGAACAACCCACCCACAGCCTTCTCTCCccctttctctttcagaaatcctgctgctctgttttcacagaagaaatCTGCACTCGTCTACGCATAAAAGGAGCTGCCAGACAAAACCAGGAGCCACCAGGGAAGGCAAATGCTTAAGGATTTTTTGCTGCAGGAATGGGCCTGTGTTAGGGTTGTACCACGTCCTAGGAGCTGTATCAGTGTAGGAAGATGTTTTTCTGCTAGTCTAGAGTGTTAGTTTGCtaattacacacacacagagcactcGTGGAGTGGTGGTGGAGCTGCAGACACAAGGAAATTAAGTGGCTTGGAAGAATTTAAATTGATAAGGGGTAGAGTGGAACTGTGACAAATTGTTAGACTGAAGCTGAGCTGGCCAGGATGGTGGATCCATGTTTAGGTTTGAGGTTCACCCTGTAAGTCCACAAAGGCCTGTTGGAGGAAGTGACTGGGGACAGGTTAACGTGAAGCCTCTGCTACTAATTCCTGTGTGAGGAAGTCGTGGAACATTAAAGCTCTTGTCTGTCTGCTGTAATTAGAACAGCAGCTTAAGCATTGCAGCTATAAACAGcctcaccctgccctgcctgagcagctgctggtccCTGGAAGGCAATCCCTGAATCAGAAgtgacagtgctgctgtgtaACCCCACACAGGCCCTccctgcaccccaaaccccaggaaGGCAGCCCGTGCCACAAGGAACCACTGGAGCTAAGGAATGCCATGCAGGGCTTGTCCTTTGTCCCTTCCCATCACAGGCTAAGGGCCACTGGTGGGTGACAGAGAATGTTTTATTCTCGTTGCCCAAGAACTGAGGATTGACAGTGGAAATCCATCAGcaccagagcagggaaggagggtgGGGATGAGtcaaacacagcacagccccagctcccctgCAAGGGGAGATGTGAGGGTGTTTTGCATCACTCTGCTGCTCTCAAAGAATGCCGAAGTTCAGGGGAACAGTTTTCTCAGCTGCATGTTAAGCACTTTCCTCATTaagctgttttccctttcagagcTGGGATGACTGAGGCATGTAAATGTTAGGGCAAATTGGTGGTGAAATCACTCCATTTATGAACTGCACagctgaaggagagaaaaaacaaattggGTTCCTTGGGAATGGCTGTAATTGCACTGCAGCAACAAAGACACCAATCCTTGTCAATCCCAGCAGGGAGAACTGAAGGCAACAGGAACTAAGGGGGATCAGGCTGGACAGTTTTGGGTGATCCTGAATCCAGCACTGTACATTCCCTGTGAGACTCAGCGAGActcagcttccagctgctgtgaagGAATTCAGTGTAGCTGCAGGACTCCCTCCCACATCCCTCCTGCTAATGGGAACAAACAAGGGGTTAGGAATTCCAGGTGTTGGGAAAGCAGGGCTGGTCCTTAACTCAGAGTGCCTGAGAAACGTCTGTGGGGTGAGAAGGTGGAACAGCCCTTCCATCAactgagctgcacagagcaggagagattTAGGTAAGTctaaaagctgaaaatgcaaTGTCAGGTTCACTTAGCAGTTAAAAATCTATTTGGTACGTGTTGTGTCACTGCTGGCAGAGTAGGCAGAGATGTATAAAAAAGGTTTCATtgacatttaaatatatttctatatgAATGTctcacagaacaaaaaaataaagtcttttcATCACAAATActgcagcattaaaataaacacttaccaaaataaacaatgagtgatatacatatatatatttgagTGTGTAGACTATAGAGTGAATCATATTGTCGCTTTTTAAGTCACAAAAGCACAATATAAATACGGAATCTCCTGTGAACTCTTGTCCCTgttgtaataaaaatacattctttacAGTTAAAGTAAAACTAGTGCAAGTCCATCGGCCGTGCCAGCTCCATCATTTACAGGGCACTTCGTACTTGAAGATGACACTGAAGATTTTGCCCCCGAGGCGGTCGGCGAGCCACGAGTTCTTGATGACGGCCAGCTTGAGGCTCTCACACCTGAGCACGGCGTAGTAGTTGGTGTGGATGGCCCTGCCCATGCCCTCGATGACCACCAGGTCCGTCTGCCGCTCCCGCACCAGCACGGCCAGGCCCTGGTCCAGGCGGCTGCAACACAGCGGTCAGAGCGGCCACGCTGCGGCCACGGCTCGGCCACACTGCGGCCACGGCACGGCCACCACTGCGGCCACGGCACGGCCACAGCACGGCCACCACTGCGGCCACACTGCAGACACACCATGgccacagctcagacacaccaTGGCCACCACTGCGGCCACGGCACGGCCACACTGCGGCCACACTGCAGACACACCATGgccacagctcagacacaccatggccacagctcagacacaccaTGGCCACCACTGCGGCCACACTGCGGCCACAGCACGGCCACAGCACGGCCACCACTGCGGCCACGGCACGGCCACCACCGCGGCCACAGCATGGCCACAGCACGGCCACCACTGCGGCCACCCCATGGCCACCACTGTGGCCACAGCACGGCCACGGCACGGCCACCACTGCGGCCACCCCATGGCCACCACTGTGGCCACAGCACGGCCACGGCACGGCCACCACTGCAGCCACACCATGGCCACACTGCGGCCACAGCACGGCCACCACTGCGGCCACCACTGCAGTCACACCATGaccacagctcagacacaccaTGGCCACACTGCGACCACGGCTCggccacagcacagccaccactgcagccacagcacagccaccactGCAGCCACACTGCAGACACACCATGaccacagctcagacacaccaTGGCCACCACTGTGGCCACATTTCAGTCACACCATGGCCACACTGCAGACATGGCATGGCCACCACTGCGGCCACACCGCAGCCACACCATGGCCACATGGCACGGCCACCACTGCAGCCACACTGCAGCCACACTATGgccacagctcagacacaccaTGGCCACCACTGTGACCACAGCTTGGCCACCACTGCAGCCACATTTCAATCACACCATGGCCACACTGCAGCCATAGCTCAGACAccaccacagccacagctcagtCACACCGTGGCCACACCACAGTACACCTCAGCcacacctgcagcccagagctgcccacacTAAGCACCTCCTAATGGGTGTGCAGAAGcaattcccagcaggaaaggcagctggGATGCTCCACAGCTGAACCTTTGACCATCCTCCAGCTGAGGGACACAAAACACACAGTGGCACTTTGCCCACCCACCTCAGATCCAGGCACGGAGAACTGGAGCCCGTCTGAACCAACAGCAG
The Sylvia atricapilla isolate bSylAtr1 chromosome 22, bSylAtr1.pri, whole genome shotgun sequence genome window above contains:
- the LOC136370674 gene encoding probable glutamate receptor encodes the protein MDKGLHFTICVVTTVLLLRDSSQAGAGRNDDAVSKGTDSRGAGEGLPTLTVTTILEDPYVMVRGAELEGYCMELLAALAGMLRFQYRVRVVADGQYGAAAAGGNWSGMIGEILRREADIAVAPLTVTSAREEVVSFTTPFLQTGIGILLRKDTTSQDMSFFHFLSPFSKETWTALLFAYLLTCFCLFLVARLSPCEWNEPKNEENHFTFLNSLWFGAGALALQGATPRPQALSVRVIAVVWWLFTLALLAAYIANFTALLSSGSEQLPIQTFEDLVKQRNLEFGTLEGSSTFYYFKNSKNPIHQMIYEYMEKRREHVLVKTYQEAVQRVMDSNYAFIGESISQDLAAARHCNLIRAPEVIGARGFGIATAQASPWTKPLSIAVLKLREAGDLDYLRNKWWESSCLRQSRDRWGPLEPPALGGLFLTLGIGLTLGILTALAELSSSSRRAAAHAKKSCCSVFTEEICTRLRIKGAARQNQEPPGKANA